A single genomic interval of Aedes aegypti strain LVP_AGWG chromosome 1, AaegL5.0 Primary Assembly, whole genome shotgun sequence harbors:
- the LOC5567053 gene encoding general odorant-binding protein 99a: MKVFIAVFALIAVAAAEFTVSTTEDLQRYRTECVSSLNIPADYVEKFKKWEFPEDDTTMCYIKCVFNKMQLFDDTEGPLVDNLVHQLAHGRDAEEVRTEVLKCVDKNTDNNACHWAFRGFKCFQKNNLSLIKASIKKD; encoded by the exons ATGAAAGTGTTTATTGCCGTATTTGCTCTGATTGCAGTG GCTGCTGCCGAGTTCACCGTGTCCACCACGGAGGATTTGCAACGCTACCGTACGGAGTGCGTCTCTTCGCTGAACATTCCCGCCGATTACGTGGAGAAGTTCAAGAAGTGGGAGTTCCCCGAAGATGACACCACCATGTGCTACATCAAGTGCGTGTTCAACAAGATGCAGCTGTTCGACGACACCGAGGGCCCACTGGTTGACAACCTAGTTCACCAGTTGGCTCATGGCCGTGACGCAGAGGAAGTTCGCACCGAAGTGCTGAAGTGCGTTGACAAGAACACCGATAACAACGCTTGCCACTGGGCCTTCCGTGGATTCAAGTGCTTCCAGAAGAACAACCTGTCGCTGATCAAGGCTAGCATCAAGAAGGACTGA